TTcacatggccaaaaaaaaaaaatcaggcttcAAGATATCCAAGAATTTCAGCACCAGATAAATAAGGGATCTTTGAATCTGTGTCAAAAGGCTATAAAACCATAATAACATATGCAAATTATGAGTCTAACTTAAAAAAGGATGTTAGGGTGAAAGTGCGATCATACAagaataaatagaattaaaaataacattatttgtaataaagttaAAATGGCATCCATTGGAGATAAGATACACAACACATGCTTAAGATTGTTTCAACAGTGAGAAGAAGGCCAATAGATGCACGTGCAAGATAAGTTGATAGAACTAAAAAAGTTTATAGCAAAAGAGGTTGAGAAGACCAAAGTAAACTTGGTGAAAAATCATTAGATATGACATTGAATATAATGGCCTCAATATGGCCATGAATAGAGATAATTGGAGAGCTTGAATTTATGCAACTAACCCCGCCTGATATGATTAAAGCATGAGATGTTGCATTGTTGTAATTTTTATAGACTTAGCTCAGTATCAGATACTCCAACACAGCATCACATACCCACAAGCAATTTACCAGGAGCAAAAGCAATACATAAAGTTGAGCTCTTTTCTGCTTTAAAGATGTAAAATGACCGCACAAACAAAGGAATTTCTCTCCTACCTAATTGAGCCAACCTATTCACCCATCCAGGAATACGCTTTCCAGTAAGACGCATGCAAACATCATCTGTAAAATGGTTGCAATTCTTGGCAATCAAATGGTAGCTGTCCCCATGATATCTTGTAGAAAGATGCTCCATGAATGACCGAAATTCTGAGGGAGACATGTCTGTGCTGCCTAAAGGGACTGACCTTCTGAAAACAAAACCAGGGCAACTTCTTGGTTCCACCTCAAATACCCCACTGGTGGAATACTCATGTGCTCCAAATCCATACTCGGAACCATGCACTATCATCCAATGCAGTAAAAGCATGTTACTTCAAGGATGAGATAAGACACGAACcaggaaaaattagagaaaccAAGAAGCCAAGTTGACAGCAGAagctaaaaattttaattaaatatattcatGGTACAAGTAGCTACACATCCAAACAGAATTTATAGGAACAAAAAAAACATGTCACAGGCATGACCATGGATGGGTGATCACACAGACTTGCACGCACCCAGAGAAGTGATTAGATACTTATTAGATTGAAAACACGAATGCAGATCTGTTAGTCATGATAAATTGGATCCTCGAGATAACAAAAAGAAAGCACGATAACAAGAATATGAATAGAAACATTATCTAATTGGAATTTTATCATCTATCTAGGAAGCATGGATACTCCAACACATATTGACTATTGAGCATACATATTTGTCGAACAAGTCAAAATATACTAGGACACCATGCATCATGGCCGTTAGTGATACCTCATCACACATCAGAATACATGTCAAGCACGCTAACGAACATGCTAATAATGATGACTTGGTCAAAATTCAGTCTACTTACAGATTTGGTGGAGTGTTTAGtgcctttatttttcttttttggca
The Diospyros lotus cultivar Yz01 chromosome 12, ASM1463336v1, whole genome shotgun sequence DNA segment above includes these coding regions:
- the LOC127813862 gene encoding deSI-like protein At4g17486 isoform X3 — protein: MLLLHWMIVHGSEYGFGAHEYSTSGVFEVEPRSCPGFVFRRSVPLGSTDMSPSEFRSFMEHLSTRYHGDSYHLIAKNCNHFTDDVCMRLTGKRIPGWVNRLAQLVSGSFCNCLLPGNIQVSAVRHLPDHPAYSDGGTDSAASSESEEGELDDHLLTMTNGDVAFVKEKTVMRLTKDVL